A window of the Polaribacter batillariae genome harbors these coding sequences:
- a CDS encoding YheT family hydrolase, whose product MVGFSLGGNLVLKYLGENNKNLPSEIKGGIATSVPVDIASAEIEMEKLKNKLYLEIFFKTMKNKILEKAHKFPEYQLDKDKLFKATKFKHLEYLYTVPVFGFKNPEDYWEKASSKPYLPKIDRPTLLINATDDTFLSADCYPRKEALKNNNFYLEIPKYGGHVGFMSSFNAVENTWLEKRIGKFIEENIRIELC is encoded by the coding sequence TTGGTTGGTTTTAGTTTAGGCGGAAATTTAGTATTGAAATATTTAGGGGAAAACAATAAAAATTTACCTTCAGAAATAAAAGGAGGCATTGCCACATCTGTTCCTGTTGATATTGCTTCCGCAGAAATAGAAATGGAAAAGTTAAAGAATAAATTGTATCTAGAAATATTCTTTAAAACCATGAAAAACAAAATTTTAGAAAAAGCGCATAAATTTCCAGAATATCAATTAGATAAAGACAAATTATTTAAAGCAACAAAATTTAAGCATTTAGAATATTTATATACAGTACCCGTTTTTGGTTTTAAAAATCCAGAAGATTATTGGGAAAAAGCGAGCTCTAAGCCATATTTACCTAAAATAGACAGACCTACTTTATTAATAAATGCTACAGATGATACTTTTTTATCGGCAGATTGTTATCCAAGAAAAGAAGCATTAAAAAATAACAATTTCTATTTAGAAATCCCCAAATATGGTGGCCATGTTGGTTTTATGTCGTCTTTTAATGCCGTAGAAAATACTTGGCTCGAAAAGCGAATTGGTAAATTTATAGAAGAAAACATTCGTATTGAACTCTGTTAA
- a CDS encoding CDP-alcohol phosphatidyltransferase family protein: protein MKKHIPNLLTLGNLFCGTIATIFAVYADFKTAALFVVLGIFFDFFDGFAARLLNVSGELGKQLDSLADMVTSGVVPGIIMFKMIYRNSYTYYEPLNIEVSFSLDDASANLCLIGVLLTLGACYRLAKFNIDTRQSDSFIGLPTPAMSLFVISLPLIQEYSNIEFVQNLISNNYFLIAITLLLTYLMNAEIALFSLKFKEYSFKKNIVKYLFLLISLVMIVTLQYLSIPLIITLYVILSVFSNYGKKATV from the coding sequence ATGAAAAAACACATTCCTAATTTATTAACGCTGGGCAATCTTTTTTGTGGAACCATTGCGACTATTTTTGCAGTTTATGCAGATTTTAAAACCGCTGCACTATTTGTAGTTTTAGGTATCTTTTTCGATTTTTTTGATGGATTTGCAGCACGTTTATTAAACGTTTCTGGAGAATTAGGAAAACAATTAGACTCTTTAGCAGACATGGTAACCAGTGGTGTTGTTCCTGGAATAATTATGTTTAAAATGATTTATAGAAACAGTTATACATACTACGAACCTTTAAATATAGAGGTGTCTTTTTCTTTAGATGATGCTTCTGCAAACTTGTGCTTAATAGGTGTATTGCTAACTTTAGGTGCTTGTTATAGATTGGCAAAATTTAATATAGACACAAGGCAGTCAGATTCTTTTATAGGTTTGCCAACGCCAGCAATGAGCTTGTTTGTAATATCTTTACCTTTAATTCAAGAATATTCTAATATCGAATTTGTACAAAATTTAATTTCTAACAACTATTTTTTAATTGCGATTACACTATTGCTAACCTATTTGATGAATGCAGAAATTGCTTTATTTTCTTTGAAATTTAAAGAATATTCTTTTAAAAAGAATATTGTAAAATACTTATTTTTATTGATTTCTTTAGTGATGATTGTTACACTTCAATATTTATCAATTCCTTTAATTATAACACTTTATGTGATTTTATCCGTATTTAGTAATTATGGGAAAAAAGCCACAGTTTAA
- a CDS encoding TIM-barrel domain-containing protein has translation MNKSKNNNLLHKLLFAVIIVCSLHSYSQNTFISGMNNMKWEKVMPGVWKASFGTSGLNPLEYSNPPKTASILELGDTPFPFAKASTFYQLTPERAIIRMPLDPLEKIYGLGLEFEGVNRRGGVYTLKVDHYGGVKGYTHAPVPFYVSSKGYGVLINTSKRLKIHVGVGNRKDSKIPDPIDRTTGENWSAQPLSDAIEASIHGDGLEIYVFTGNTSLEVVQRYNLFCGGGTLPPKWGLGFWHRMHTTSTADDVLKEISDFKKYNFPIDVLGLEPGWQSFAYPCSFDWDSTRFPNPEKFVKTLSDDGIKVNLWENPYVAPSSTMFKDIKPYTGSHTVWLGEVPDYTIPEAQKILLNHHQKNHLDIGISGYKFDEVDGYDSWLWPDHATFPSGNDAVEIRQLYGQMIQKIFGDHFKKQNKRTYGLVRASYIGASSSPFVIYSDYYGHKGYVTALVNSSISGLQWTPEIRSAKSAEEWVRRFQTVCFSPMMLLNAWASKTKPWSFPEVTNIVRDNIKLRKDLLPYLYTAFYKYHQKGIPPFRAMVLESGFDAKELIIGGKLDGETNPYEEQKRMEVTDQYMMGSYILVAPVFTGETARKVVLPKGNWYDFYTGAFVGNGKTITIKTKLEQIPLFVKDGGIIPMVSSKKLKNTDKTSLEVRHYGTKENTFELYNDDGKTFNYENGDYSLLELKVSKKNNGKLQGQSKFVNNSKYSYGKVNWRWMSNETQNRQ, from the coding sequence ATGAACAAATCAAAAAATAACAATTTATTGCATAAGCTTTTATTTGCAGTAATAATTGTATGTAGCTTACATAGTTACTCCCAGAACACTTTTATTTCTGGAATGAATAACATGAAATGGGAAAAAGTAATGCCAGGTGTTTGGAAAGCCAGTTTTGGAACTTCAGGATTAAATCCTTTGGAGTATTCAAACCCACCAAAAACAGCATCCATTTTAGAACTTGGTGATACACCTTTTCCATTTGCTAAAGCATCTACATTCTATCAGCTTACTCCCGAAAGAGCAATTATACGAATGCCACTCGATCCTTTAGAAAAAATTTACGGATTGGGTTTAGAATTTGAAGGTGTTAATAGAAGAGGTGGTGTTTATACGCTAAAAGTCGATCATTATGGTGGTGTTAAAGGTTATACACACGCACCAGTACCATTTTATGTTTCAAGCAAAGGTTATGGAGTTTTAATTAACACTTCTAAGCGACTAAAAATACATGTGGGTGTGGGCAATAGAAAAGACAGTAAAATACCTGATCCAATAGATAGAACAACAGGTGAAAATTGGTCTGCACAACCTCTTTCTGATGCCATTGAAGCCAGTATTCATGGAGATGGACTAGAAATATATGTTTTTACTGGTAATACAAGTCTCGAGGTCGTTCAAAGATACAATCTGTTTTGTGGTGGTGGTACACTTCCCCCAAAATGGGGTTTGGGTTTTTGGCATAGGATGCACACCACAAGTACTGCTGACGATGTTTTAAAAGAAATTAGTGATTTTAAGAAATACAATTTTCCTATAGATGTTCTTGGATTGGAACCAGGCTGGCAAAGTTTTGCTTACCCTTGCTCTTTTGATTGGGATTCGACTCGTTTTCCAAATCCAGAGAAATTCGTAAAAACACTTAGTGACGATGGAATAAAAGTGAACTTATGGGAAAACCCTTATGTAGCCCCGAGCTCTACAATGTTTAAAGATATAAAGCCTTATACAGGCAGCCATACTGTTTGGCTGGGTGAAGTTCCTGATTACACGATACCAGAAGCACAAAAAATACTATTAAATCATCATCAAAAAAATCATTTAGATATAGGGATTAGTGGCTATAAGTTCGATGAAGTCGATGGTTATGATTCATGGTTATGGCCCGATCATGCTACTTTTCCTTCTGGAAATGATGCCGTTGAAATTCGACAGCTATATGGACAAATGATTCAAAAAATTTTTGGAGATCATTTTAAAAAGCAAAACAAAAGAACATATGGTTTAGTAAGAGCATCTTACATTGGCGCAAGTAGTAGTCCTTTTGTAATTTATAGCGATTATTATGGCCATAAAGGTTATGTTACAGCTTTGGTAAATTCTTCTATTTCTGGACTTCAATGGACACCAGAAATTCGCAGTGCAAAATCTGCAGAAGAATGGGTAAGAAGATTTCAAACAGTATGTTTTTCTCCTATGATGCTGCTAAATGCCTGGGCAAGTAAAACAAAACCATGGAGTTTCCCTGAAGTAACTAACATCGTTCGAGACAACATTAAACTTAGAAAAGATCTATTGCCTTACCTGTACACAGCCTTTTACAAGTATCATCAAAAAGGAATTCCACCCTTTAGAGCTATGGTCTTAGAGAGTGGATTTGATGCAAAAGAGTTAATAATAGGAGGTAAATTAGATGGAGAAACAAACCCTTATGAAGAGCAAAAAAGAATGGAAGTGACCGACCAATATATGATGGGATCCTATATTTTGGTTGCACCCGTTTTTACTGGAGAAACAGCACGTAAAGTGGTGCTCCCTAAAGGCAACTGGTACGATTTTTATACAGGTGCTTTTGTGGGGAATGGTAAAACCATCACAATTAAGACTAAGCTAGAACAAATTCCTCTCTTTGTAAAAGATGGTGGGATAATTCCTATGGTATCATCAAAAAAGTTAAAGAATACAGATAAGACATCTCTGGAGGTAAGACATTATGGAACAAAAGAAAATACATTCGAGTTGTATAACGACGATGGTAAAACTTTTAATTATGAAAACGGAGATTATTCTCTTTTAGAACTAAAAGTTTCTAAAAAAAATAATGGTAAACTACAAGGTCAATCAAAGTTTGTTAACAACAGCAAATATTCGTATGGTAAAGTCAATTGGCGATGGATGTCGAATGAAACACAAAATAGACAATAA
- a CDS encoding helix-turn-helix domain-containing protein yields MKSYTLDQAEDLLIGKKGTEERDEYEFELKLELIGDMIKTARKKRKLTQEQLGELVGVKKAQISRLENSTGNVTFETVMRIFNALGAKLNLNLQM; encoded by the coding sequence ATGAAAAGTTACACTTTAGACCAAGCAGAAGACCTTTTAATTGGAAAAAAGGGAACTGAGGAAAGAGATGAATATGAATTTGAGTTAAAACTCGAATTAATTGGCGATATGATAAAAACCGCGCGTAAAAAGCGAAAACTAACCCAAGAACAATTAGGCGAATTAGTTGGAGTTAAAAAAGCTCAAATATCAAGACTTGAAAACAGCACAGGAAATGTAACTTTTGAGACAGTTATGCGAATTTTCAATGCGTTAGGTGCGAAACTAAACTTGAATTTACAGATGTAA